A genomic window from Sceloporus undulatus isolate JIND9_A2432 ecotype Alabama chromosome 9, SceUnd_v1.1, whole genome shotgun sequence includes:
- the SARS2 gene encoding serine--tRNA ligase, mitochondrial isoform X2: protein MTKLPTLSHLFMDSGLEMSALFAELQRGSQEVATWQKLLEVQEEIAKYEAEKEKVAESVRNLVKTQDSNTLQSLPLYNALRKQGRDLRLRLNALRQEEVELDEKYYLLALRLPNRTHPDVPIGDESQAKVVETVGTKPAFDFQVKGHLELGEELGIIRQRRLSHVSGNRSYYLRGAGAMLQQALVQFALNKLMKKGFIPMSVPDLLKGAVFEGCGMLSDASPSQLYNIDPSRFEDLSLAGTSEVGIAGYFMDHAVDLKDMPVRTVCSSTCYRAETDTGKDPWGLYRVHQFAKVEMFGVTANETGLESAALLEEFLTLQKELFSELGLHFKVLDMPTQELGLPAYRKFDIEAWMPGRGKYGEISSASNCTDYQSRRLNVMYYNQEGQLCYAHTVNGTACAIPRMLIAILESNQCKDGSVRVPEALQPLMGMEMISKPSYATLKYIGPNQPKKH from the exons atgacaaaattgcCAACGCTTTCGCATCTATTTATGGACTCGGGCTTGGAAATGTCAGCTTTGTTTGCAGAGTTACAAAGGGGATCCCAAGAG GTTGCTACCTGGCAGAAACTTCTTGAAGTGCAAGAAGAGATTGCAAAATACGAAGCTGAAAAAGAGAAAGTTGCTGAAAGTGTGCGAAATCTTGTG aaaactcaagacagcaatactttgcaatca CTCCCTCTTTACAATGCCTTGCGGAAGCAAGGGAGGGATCTCCGCCTTCGTCTCAATGCCTTGCGTCAGGAGGAGGTGGAACTAGATGAAAAATACTACCTGCTTGCCCTCAGGCTGCCCAACAGGACCCATCCTGATGTG CCAATTGGAGACGAGAGCCAAGCAAAAGTGGTGGAGACAGTTGGAACGAAACCAG cattTGACTTCCAGGTGAAAGGACATCTGGAACTTGGAGAAGAACTGGGAATCATAAGGCAAAG GCGCTTGTCACATGTCTCTGGTAACCGGTCATACTACCTCCGTGGGGCAGGAGCCATGCTCCAACAAGCCCTGGTACAGTTTGCTCTCAACAAATTAATGAAAAAG GGCTTCATCCCAATGAGTGTTCCAGACCTGCTTAAAGGAGCTGTGTTT GAAGGCTGTGGCATGCTTTCTGATGCCAGTCCCTCCCAGTTGTACAACATAGACCCTTCCCGCTTTGAAGACCTGAGTCTGGCAGGCACATCTGAGGTTGGAATTGCAG GGTACTTTATGGATCATGCAGTAGATCTCAAAGATATGCCTGTCAG AACGGTATGTTCAAGTACGTGTTACAGAGCTGAAACAGACACAGGCAAGGATCCGTGGGGTCTGTATAGAGTGCACCAGTTTGCCAAG GTGGAAATGTTTGGAGTTACTGCCAATGAGACTGGATTGGAAAGTGCGGCCTTGCTAGAGGAATTTCTGACTTTGCAGAAAGAGCTCTTTTCTGAATTGGGGCTACACTTCAA GGTTCTTGATATGCCCACCCAGGAACTGGGCCTTCCTGCCTACAGGAAGTTCGACATTGAGGCCTGGATGCCAGGGAGGGGAAAGTATGGAGAG ATCTCCAGTGCTTCCAACTGCACAGACTACCAGAGCCGGAGGCTAAATGTCATGTACTACAATCAGGAAGGGCAGTTGTGTTATGCACATACG GTCAATGGCACTGCCTGTGCCATCCCCCGGATGCTCATTGCCATTTTAGAATCCAACCAATGCAAG GATGGAAGTGTGCGAGTACCAGAAGCCTTGCAACCACTGATGGGTATGGAGATGATCAGCAAACCAAGTTATGCTACATTGAAATATATTGGCCCAAACCAGCCCAAAAAACACTGA
- the SARS2 gene encoding serine--tRNA ligase, mitochondrial isoform X1 has product MAAPMGLCRGLGRRCLALRGGLWKGSRAASAGVRSRLYDHARDGWTARPRLDVEALKGRLGEAEKELERRKGPLGPQDLHHVVATWQKLLEVQEEIAKYEAEKEKVAESVRNLVKTQDSNTLQSLPLYNALRKQGRDLRLRLNALRQEEVELDEKYYLLALRLPNRTHPDVPIGDESQAKVVETVGTKPAFDFQVKGHLELGEELGIIRQRRLSHVSGNRSYYLRGAGAMLQQALVQFALNKLMKKGFIPMSVPDLLKGAVFEGCGMLSDASPSQLYNIDPSRFEDLSLAGTSEVGIAGYFMDHAVDLKDMPVRTVCSSTCYRAETDTGKDPWGLYRVHQFAKVEMFGVTANETGLESAALLEEFLTLQKELFSELGLHFKVLDMPTQELGLPAYRKFDIEAWMPGRGKYGEISSASNCTDYQSRRLNVMYYNQEGQLCYAHTVNGTACAIPRMLIAILESNQCKDGSVRVPEALQPLMGMEMISKPSYATLKYIGPNQPKKH; this is encoded by the exons atggcggcgcccatggggCTCTGCCGGGGTCTGGGGCGGCGTTGCTTAGCTTTGCGAGGGGGGCTCTGGAAGGGGAGCCGGGCGGCCTCGGCCGGGGTGAGAAGCCGCCTCTACGACCACGCGAGGGACGGCTGGACGGCGAGGCCCCGGCTGGACGTGGaggccctgaaggggcggctggGCGAGGCCGAGAAGGAGTTGGAGAGGCGGAAGGGGCCCCTGGGACCCCAGGACCTCCACCATGTT GTTGCTACCTGGCAGAAACTTCTTGAAGTGCAAGAAGAGATTGCAAAATACGAAGCTGAAAAAGAGAAAGTTGCTGAAAGTGTGCGAAATCTTGTG aaaactcaagacagcaatactttgcaatca CTCCCTCTTTACAATGCCTTGCGGAAGCAAGGGAGGGATCTCCGCCTTCGTCTCAATGCCTTGCGTCAGGAGGAGGTGGAACTAGATGAAAAATACTACCTGCTTGCCCTCAGGCTGCCCAACAGGACCCATCCTGATGTG CCAATTGGAGACGAGAGCCAAGCAAAAGTGGTGGAGACAGTTGGAACGAAACCAG cattTGACTTCCAGGTGAAAGGACATCTGGAACTTGGAGAAGAACTGGGAATCATAAGGCAAAG GCGCTTGTCACATGTCTCTGGTAACCGGTCATACTACCTCCGTGGGGCAGGAGCCATGCTCCAACAAGCCCTGGTACAGTTTGCTCTCAACAAATTAATGAAAAAG GGCTTCATCCCAATGAGTGTTCCAGACCTGCTTAAAGGAGCTGTGTTT GAAGGCTGTGGCATGCTTTCTGATGCCAGTCCCTCCCAGTTGTACAACATAGACCCTTCCCGCTTTGAAGACCTGAGTCTGGCAGGCACATCTGAGGTTGGAATTGCAG GGTACTTTATGGATCATGCAGTAGATCTCAAAGATATGCCTGTCAG AACGGTATGTTCAAGTACGTGTTACAGAGCTGAAACAGACACAGGCAAGGATCCGTGGGGTCTGTATAGAGTGCACCAGTTTGCCAAG GTGGAAATGTTTGGAGTTACTGCCAATGAGACTGGATTGGAAAGTGCGGCCTTGCTAGAGGAATTTCTGACTTTGCAGAAAGAGCTCTTTTCTGAATTGGGGCTACACTTCAA GGTTCTTGATATGCCCACCCAGGAACTGGGCCTTCCTGCCTACAGGAAGTTCGACATTGAGGCCTGGATGCCAGGGAGGGGAAAGTATGGAGAG ATCTCCAGTGCTTCCAACTGCACAGACTACCAGAGCCGGAGGCTAAATGTCATGTACTACAATCAGGAAGGGCAGTTGTGTTATGCACATACG GTCAATGGCACTGCCTGTGCCATCCCCCGGATGCTCATTGCCATTTTAGAATCCAACCAATGCAAG GATGGAAGTGTGCGAGTACCAGAAGCCTTGCAACCACTGATGGGTATGGAGATGATCAGCAAACCAAGTTATGCTACATTGAAATATATTGGCCCAAACCAGCCCAAAAAACACTGA